The Gammaproteobacteria bacterium sequence ACGACACCCCGGGATCGAATCCCGCCACAAGCTGATCCGAGCCTATGCCGCGAATGTACGCGTAGGTTACCGGCGACTGCGAGTTCGGGCTGACGATGAGATTGGGTACCGAGAACTGAAGGTCGCTGATGTCGTTAATGCCGCGTATTGCGAGTTCTTCACTGTCATAAGCCGTTAACGCAATGGGCGTGTCCTGAGCGTTGCTTGTGCGTTTTTCGGCGGTGACGATAACTTCTTCGATAACACCGCCTGATTGCGCGGACCAGGCTGTTTGCGTCATCCCAAGAGTGATTACAGAAATAATAACGTGCGCGAAGCCGATATTGGTACCGTACGACATCTGACTCTCCCCATCAGTGGCGAACTAATTATAACGCTCGTTATATGATGAGGCTGGTCTCTGCGTCAAGTCCTACGAGGGTGCTCCGTAAATACGATCGAGATACCGGTCAAGTAAAATCATGAGCTGACGGGATGACATTCGACGGGACGACATGAGGTGCTGCACACCCAGTCCATCTATGAAAGCGATGAGTCCCTGAACCTCGGCGGATATATCGATTTGCGGAGGCAGTTCTCCGAGTTCTACGGATTGCAGAAACGGCTGTTCCAGGCGTTTGGTCCATTCCCGATATCGCCGTTTTTCTTCGGCCCGCATATCCTGATTCGACTCGGAGTGGTACCACATCGCCAGCCATAGTCGCCAGTTTGCACTGCGCCGCTTATCCAGAGGCAACGCCTCCACCAGCACCTGATGTAGTGCGGCTCTGCCACTGCAGGCCTGAT is a genomic window containing:
- a CDS encoding TetR family transcriptional regulator C-terminal domain-containing protein gives rise to the protein MPKVVDHEKRRREFIKAAYETIREEGLAGTTVRAVAKRAGFTTGALVHYFGDKDELIRLALEYSGEQVRERMNAANQACSGRAALHQVLVEALPLDKRRSANWRLWLAMWYHSESNQDMRAEEKRRYREWTKRLEQPFLQSVELGELPPQIDISAEVQGLIAFIDGLGVQHLMSSRRMSSRQLMILLDRYLDRIYGAPS